gtcatgtttaagcttggagaaaattagaagacggacatttgatacatcttttgattttgaacaagtctgacgACCCTTTATTCATTACTTTCACATGATTTActtaatgtttatttatttatttatccatttatctatctatttatttatttacttattttttctttattctcaTTGGAGAATATCCTTGTCCATAAAGGTTCAGAGATGACTGGAGGGATgtgcttttttctctctctctctttctttttaaaGTTTATCCTcatttggactgcccaatctttccttttctttatttttattctttctctctgttttgttttattttagttagtggggtttttctttctgtatcaataaaatttccaatctttttttacgATTGCTGTGAGGATTTGTAATTTCTCTCTgcccattgtatatataacagcataatatattacctgtttgagtttgatattatatgcatttgtctttaatattgctgtttatatgtcttttatattatctacttgttcaACTCCTCTTTCGATttgtatttgtatattctttatttgaaaatcaataaaaaagatttaaaaatgaaatgaaatgactgTGGCGgtgaaatcattgggtatatttaaagtggaggttgatgagttcttgattaatcagggcatcagaggGGATGAGACAGGAGAACAGGATCGTGAAGAATAAAaaatcaatcatgatggaatgatggagcagaatcgatgggctgaatggcccaattctgctcctatgtcttatgggtagCAATGAAGGTGCCAGAGTGTTGCAAGAGCCTCTCTGCTATACTAATGTTAAAATAATTTTGCTAACCTGGTCGGCTCCATCTAGGAATGTCAACCAACCGCGATTTACTTGCTCGAATTCTTTGGAAATGACTGTTGTGGATCACTGTTTGCAGCTAAGAACTCCAACACAAGATGGCAGTGTTGAAAAGAATGAACACCGAACCTCCTTTGTGAAAAATGTCTTTACAAACAAGGGCGTGTGGGATACTGGGATAACAGGTGCTTTTTACATCCTGCCGCCAAACCCTCCCCACGTACCCACAGAACCCAATTAAAATATTTCCAGCGTTCTTTTTTCACCTTATTTCACACAGGCCTGCCTGAGCTTCAGTACGTATATGCATACGTGCACGATTGCACACATGCAGATAGTTGAATTGGGGAGGCTGGAATGTGGAAGAACGTTTTGATGCACGGTCGTGTGTGCTCAGATATATGTTTGTGATTTAACTGCATACTTGCTCGTATGCAGAGGTACGCTAGTTATGGAGAACTATGAGTAGGGCAGCTGTGCAGCAGTGAATGATTTTAATATGCACTGAATTGCCTCACCACATTATAAACATCACGATGGAGTGTGGCCTGAGAGACTGTTGCTGCCTCTCCTCCCAGAAGTATGGGAAATCGTGGCCAGGCTGCATGAAGGAGAGCCGAACTGACTTTTAACTTCCATTCTGCAGATATTTGTGGTAACACAAAACCTACTCTAGGAATGTGCTTatctctctgtactctgtgagtAATATGCACAGAACtgcaattaaatatatttaaatggATTTGAATAATATTTTGCTCATTTCACTGAGGGCATCTGCAGGACCAATTTaccagtaccctgagacctcatccttaatgatcaactctgacatcttcccaacaCTGAGGTGAGATGAACTGGCCCATAGtttccttttcctttctctctcctttcttgaagagtggagtgacattggcaattttcacatcttctggaaccattccagaatccagtgattcttgaaagatcatgcctgagatctccacaatctcttcagaactCTGGAGCGTACACTATCTGGTcaaggtaacttatctaccttcagaccttccagcttTCCAAGAGTCTTCTCTCTAGTCATGGCAGCTTCTCACACTTCACGACCCCTGTCACTGGAGCCTCcaccttcctgctagtgtcttccacagtgaaaatggATGCCAAATGATTGGTCTGTTTCTTTGCTATTTCATAGCCTCCCATCACTACCAGTCCAGCGTGATTTTgcaatggtccaatatccactctcacttctgttttacattttatgtatctgaggaAACTGTTGGTATTaaactctttaatattattgcttAGCTTACTTCTGTATTGCATCCTGACCTTCCTAGTGACATTCttattgccttctgttgtttttaaaagctccccaatcctctaacttgccACTAATTTTCACTCTATTATATgccatctctttggcttttatgttggctgtgTCTTGATAGCCATGgtttgtcatctttcctttaaagTGCTTCATCCTctctgggatgtatatatcctcagttttctgaatggcttcaagaaattccagccattgctgctctactgtcagCCCTGTCAGTGTTCGTTTCCAATAATTCTGGTCAAATCCTCtgtcatgcttctgtaattccctttactccactgtaatactgatacatctgactttagctctcctcagatttcagggtgaattcaatcaaattATTATCACTTGTCCCTGAgttttcttttaccttaaggtctctaatcaattctggtttatcgcacaacacctaatccagaatagctggcCTTGTACTGGGCTCAACCAGCAGCTGCTCCAGAAAGTCCTCTCATAAGCACTCTGGAAATCCCCCTCTCCAGTAATCCAgcgccaacttgattttcccaatctacctgcttatTGAATTCCCCCAAGACTGTTGCAATATTGTCTTTctgcatgtattgcattgaatctTATTCTTTCTGCGAGCAAAGTTAACAAACTTTGAATACAATTGATCAATGCTTTGAATTTTGCTGTATGCAGAACGTCAGATATGAATATTCTAAACAAGTTTATTTGTCTGTGAAGTGTTGTGACTGTGCTACTGTTGTGCTATGGGCAATGGAAAAATCATCCCAGGAATGGGTCTCCAGTGAGGCTGTCAATTCTGCTCATAGCCCATCAGTAATTGTACCACAATTATCCTCAGTCTAATCAGAAAAACAACTCTTTGTAGGTATTATAATTTCATCTAAAATCATGGGAACTATTgcgtaaatgcaaatataaatcaaTAGCAATAAATGAGATGAACATGAAGTAACAATGAACAAGTAAGTTTATGTGTTCATAAAGtgtgatcattggttgtgggaacagctgaAACAGAATGAGTTTTGTTTTTGTTCCCGAGCTTGATGGTTGGGGGTAGCAACTGTTGTTGAACTTGCAGAAACTCAGTGCAATTGTTGTTTGAACCAAACATTAGAgatgggaggaaatgtgatctaaatgactttggccatagaatgattgttggttccagaTGGGGTGGACTGAGTAtatcaggaactgctgatctttGGGACTTTCACTCGCAACAGTCTGGAGAATGGACTAAGAAgccaaaaaaacatccagtgagaagcagctctgttggtgaaaacgttttgttaatgagagaggtcagaggagaatggccagattggttcttGCTGACAGGAACtccaataaccatgtgttacaacagcgtGGTGCAaatgagcatctctgaatgctgaGCCTTGAAATAGATTGGCTACAGCTGCAGAGGACAACGAACATACAGTCAGTCGCCTCTTTATTAGGTCGAgggtttacctaataaagtggccactgagtgtattgtaACCTGTGATCAAATCCTTTACGTGTGTGGAGTAGCTGTTTCTAGGCTATTATTCGTGAGTGGGAACGTGAATGATGCAAACGCTCATTCTGGATCTGGCAGCTAACAGGGCACCTGAAATCGGGGCCTTACTGAGAACGGACGGGCACACTTCCACTCTGACCATTTGGGATTGCTTTTAGTTTAACACCACATGCCctggaagggaagggagggagtcagtctgagtgaagaaatGGAATGAGGAATTGCTCCTAATATGGTCAAAGAGCTGACGATGAAAGAAGCTCAGTACTTTATAGTGAGGCTTGCCACAGTTCCATTTGTGTGACAAAGTGCACGTTCAGTGTGGTTTATGGCAACTAACAACTTCAAACAAACTCATTCGACGAAGTCCAGCTTGTTCAACATCGAATGAGTTCGCTCCCCTCTGAAACATCTTGACTGTGCGGCCGCTTTTTTGTACAATGGCGAACTCGACCCCGGAATGTGCTCCTGGTGAAGATGTTAACTCGTCCTACAACCCGCCCGTAATTATCGTCACATTCATCCTCGGGATTGTTGGAAATACGGTTGCTTTGTTGATCTTTTGTGCTCATGTGAAGTCCCGGAAACCGAGTATTGTGTATTCACTGAATCTGATGATTGCGGACACTCTGTTAATGTGCTGTCTACCCTTCCGAGCTGATTATTTTCTCCGAGGGAAGGACTGGATTTTTGGTGATGGACTGTGTCGTCTGAACATTTACATGATTTCCCTAAACCGGATTGGCAGCGTCTTTTTCCTCATGGTTATTGCGATCGATCGTTACTTTAAGGTGGTCCATCCACTCCACAAAGTAAACAAGATCACTACAAGGTGTGCGGTGATGATAGCCGGCGGTCTGTGGATTGTAGCGGCGGCTATTTGTTTGCACTTGCTAATAGACCAACGTGACTTCAAACAGCACAACGTGAGAAACTGTGAGCCTTTCAGCATTAACAAGGCTCTGAGTCCCACAGCATTTTGGACtgactttatttttatattctttcaGTTTCTTTTGCCAGTTTCAGTAATCCTCTTCTCTACGTCCTCCATCATCTGGAGCTTACGGCAGATGGAAACTGGAATGCGGGCTAAATACAAGCGAA
The genomic region above belongs to Hypanus sabinus isolate sHypSab1 chromosome 13, sHypSab1.hap1, whole genome shotgun sequence and contains:
- the LOC132403402 gene encoding hydroxycarboxylic acid receptor 2-like, translated to MANSTPECAPGEDVNSSYNPPVIIVTFILGIVGNTVALLIFCAHVKSRKPSIVYSLNLMIADTLLMCCLPFRADYFLRGKDWIFGDGLCRLNIYMISLNRIGSVFFLMVIAIDRYFKVVHPLHKVNKITTRCAVMIAGGLWIVAAAICLHLLIDQRDFKQHNVRNCEPFSINKALSPTAFWTDFIFIFFQFLLPVSVILFSTSSIIWSLRQMETGMRAKYKRTVKLVIAVAAVFVICFLPTSVAVVAVLVTKLRKPFDCKSYHTAVNIFYNTLFITYLNSVVDPIVYYFSTSQFQHALEKALHDLNLNSSRSATEPGTSREEQTVGQQTSSVTAF